A stretch of Castanea sativa cultivar Marrone di Chiusa Pesio chromosome 2, ASM4071231v1 DNA encodes these proteins:
- the LOC142626094 gene encoding putative starch synthase 4, chloroplastic/amyloplastic isoform X1, which translates to MLTMTSLNAVTIPSPPNPTSAHCKPLRAPPVCCLRKNRGGNGLNNKGSSHVESEGLDNMEIHQSANGELEVKRNDIGRLFIEAQQNIFYLNKQRLVAVEELNKANREKQLLLDRIERLEAEKQAGVGKDKLSLCWELLLRIDSMVLSGMISAGEASDFRRLVMDHKVIVADAFNEILQKKDAELLSELLHFSDRSKKSGFHVIHICTEMSPLVSVGSLATYVTGLSCALQRKGHLVEVILPKYAFMDLDEVQGLQQIKAGFYSYFNGQQHGNRIWTGVVSGIGVSFIEPLYYSSFFSREKVYGYSDDFERFTYFSRASLDYIVKSGKQPDVLHIHNWETAIVGPLFWDIHVNQGLGGTRILLTCHDFNSQCLEQPDKLSLCGLDPPRLHRPDRLQDNTKTHLVNILKGGIVYSNKVVIVSSMNSKGRIISSFSQELKPTLSIHQDKLVIAPYGFDNTTWDPSKDNFLPENYSAEDIKGKTVCKVALQQHLALSGSASSILVGCFFAELSDIDMENLKAVVQNATRRGVQVILVEISKSSITNTKLESFQELLKDQNVRFINRLGEAISHLVFAGSDIILCQSFHEPDLQVPLKALKYGAAPVAITSIDNISRNFVDHDYERTKFSQFISSNFGKMSLSQALDEIENNPSRWNRKILAAMAMDFSWDAECCDVHVSAYTAIKKL; encoded by the exons ATGCTGACGATGACTTCACTGAATGCAGTGACGATCCCTTCGCCTCCAAACCCAACCTCAGCGCACTGCAAACCTCTTAGAGCTCCACCCGTTTGTTGTTTGag GAAAAACAGGGGTGGCAATGGCTTAAATAATAAAGGGTCATCACATGTGGA GTCAGAAGGTCTTGATAATATGGAGATTCATCAG TCAGCAAATGGGGAGCTGGAAGTGAAACGGAATGATATTGGGCGGCTTTTTATAGAAGCTCAGCAGA ACATATTTTACTTGAACAAACAACGTCTCGTGGCAGTGGAGGAGTTGAACAAAGCAAATAGAGAGAAGCAACTGTTGCTTGATAGGATAGAGCGATTAGAAGCAGAAAAGCAGGCTGGTGTGGGAAAAG ATAAGCTATCACTTTGTTGGGAGTTGCTGCTTCGGATAGACTCAATGGTCCTCAGTGGCATGATTAGTGCTGGCGAAGCATCTGATTTCAGAAGGCTGGTCATGGATCACAAGGTTATAGTTGCTGATGCTTTTAATGAAATCCTGCAGAAGAAAGATGCTGAACTTCTATCAGAACTCCTCCACTTCTCAGACAGAAGCAAAAA GAGTGGCTTTCACGTTATCCATATTTGTACTGAAATGTCACCGCTGGTCTCTGTTGGATCTTTGGCAACTTATGTGACAGGCTTATCTTGTGCACTACAAAGAAAGGGCCACTTGGTGGAGGTTATACTGCCAAA GTATGCATTTATGGACCTAGATGAAGTTCAAGGGCTGCAACAAATTAAGGCGGGgttttattcatattttaatgGTCAACAGCATGGAAACAGAATTTGGACTGG TGTTGTCAGTGGCATTGGAGTCTCTTTTATTGAACCTTTGTACTACTCATCATTTTTCAGCCGTGAGAAGGTATATGGCTACTCAGATGACTTTGAACG ATTTACGTATTTCTCTCGTGCTTCATTGGACTATATTGTAAAATCTGGAAAGCAGCCTGATGTGCTACACATACACAACTGGGAGACTGCTATTGTTGGGCCACTTTTCTGGGATATACATGTTAACCAG GGACTTGGAGGTACTAGAATATTATTGACATGCCATGACTTTAATTCACAG TGTCTTGAGCAACCGGATAAGCTttcactatgtggacttgatcCTCCTAGACTTCACCGTCCAGATCGTTTGCAAGATAACACTAAGACACATCTTGTCAATATTTTGAAG GGCGGAATTGTTTACTCTAACAAGGTTGTGATAGTGTCATCCATGAACTCAAAAGGCAGAATCATTAGTAGTTTCAGTCAGGAATTAAAACCTACCTTAAGCATCCACCA GGACAAGTTGGTCATTGCTCCCTATGGATTTGACAACACCACCTGGGATCCTTCTAAGGACAACTTTCTTCCAGAAAATTATAGTGCAGAggatataaaagggaaaactgTTTGCAAAGTTGCATTACAACAACACCTGGCATTATCTGGCAGTGCTTCTTCTATTCTT GTCGGATGCTTCTTCGCAGAACTATCAGATATTGATATGGAGAACCTGAAGGCAGTTGTTCAGAATGCAACCAGGAGAGGTGTCCAG GTTATCTTAGTGGAAATTAGCAAAAGTTCAATCACAAATACGAAACTGGAATCTTTTCAAGAACTCCTCAAG GATCAAAATGTGAGATTTATAAACAGACTTGGTGAAGCTATATCACATTTAGTCTTTGCAGGATCTGACATTATCTTGTGCCAATCTTTTCATGAACCTGATCTCCAAGTGCCA CTCAAGGCTTTAAAATATGGAGCCGCGCCAGTTGCAATAACCTCCATTGATAATATTTCCAG GAACTTTGTAGATCATGACTATGAGAGGACTAAATTCTCCCAGTTCATCAGCTCTAACTTTGGAAAAATGTCCTTAAGCCAAGCCCTGGATGAAATT GAGAACAATCCATCCAGATGGAATCGAAAAATATTGGCCGCAATGGCAATGGACTTCTCCTGGGATGCAGAGTGCTGTGACGTGCATGTTTCTGCCTACACTGCCATCAAAAAATTGTGA
- the LOC142626094 gene encoding putative starch synthase 4, chloroplastic/amyloplastic isoform X2: protein MLTMTSLNAVTIPSPPNPTSAHCKPLRAPPVCCLRSEGLDNMEIHQSANGELEVKRNDIGRLFIEAQQNIFYLNKQRLVAVEELNKANREKQLLLDRIERLEAEKQAGVGKDKLSLCWELLLRIDSMVLSGMISAGEASDFRRLVMDHKVIVADAFNEILQKKDAELLSELLHFSDRSKKSGFHVIHICTEMSPLVSVGSLATYVTGLSCALQRKGHLVEVILPKYAFMDLDEVQGLQQIKAGFYSYFNGQQHGNRIWTGVVSGIGVSFIEPLYYSSFFSREKVYGYSDDFERFTYFSRASLDYIVKSGKQPDVLHIHNWETAIVGPLFWDIHVNQGLGGTRILLTCHDFNSQCLEQPDKLSLCGLDPPRLHRPDRLQDNTKTHLVNILKGGIVYSNKVVIVSSMNSKGRIISSFSQELKPTLSIHQDKLVIAPYGFDNTTWDPSKDNFLPENYSAEDIKGKTVCKVALQQHLALSGSASSILVGCFFAELSDIDMENLKAVVQNATRRGVQVILVEISKSSITNTKLESFQELLKDQNVRFINRLGEAISHLVFAGSDIILCQSFHEPDLQVPLKALKYGAAPVAITSIDNISRNFVDHDYERTKFSQFISSNFGKMSLSQALDEIENNPSRWNRKILAAMAMDFSWDAECCDVHVSAYTAIKKL from the exons ATGCTGACGATGACTTCACTGAATGCAGTGACGATCCCTTCGCCTCCAAACCCAACCTCAGCGCACTGCAAACCTCTTAGAGCTCCACCCGTTTGTTGTTTGag GTCAGAAGGTCTTGATAATATGGAGATTCATCAG TCAGCAAATGGGGAGCTGGAAGTGAAACGGAATGATATTGGGCGGCTTTTTATAGAAGCTCAGCAGA ACATATTTTACTTGAACAAACAACGTCTCGTGGCAGTGGAGGAGTTGAACAAAGCAAATAGAGAGAAGCAACTGTTGCTTGATAGGATAGAGCGATTAGAAGCAGAAAAGCAGGCTGGTGTGGGAAAAG ATAAGCTATCACTTTGTTGGGAGTTGCTGCTTCGGATAGACTCAATGGTCCTCAGTGGCATGATTAGTGCTGGCGAAGCATCTGATTTCAGAAGGCTGGTCATGGATCACAAGGTTATAGTTGCTGATGCTTTTAATGAAATCCTGCAGAAGAAAGATGCTGAACTTCTATCAGAACTCCTCCACTTCTCAGACAGAAGCAAAAA GAGTGGCTTTCACGTTATCCATATTTGTACTGAAATGTCACCGCTGGTCTCTGTTGGATCTTTGGCAACTTATGTGACAGGCTTATCTTGTGCACTACAAAGAAAGGGCCACTTGGTGGAGGTTATACTGCCAAA GTATGCATTTATGGACCTAGATGAAGTTCAAGGGCTGCAACAAATTAAGGCGGGgttttattcatattttaatgGTCAACAGCATGGAAACAGAATTTGGACTGG TGTTGTCAGTGGCATTGGAGTCTCTTTTATTGAACCTTTGTACTACTCATCATTTTTCAGCCGTGAGAAGGTATATGGCTACTCAGATGACTTTGAACG ATTTACGTATTTCTCTCGTGCTTCATTGGACTATATTGTAAAATCTGGAAAGCAGCCTGATGTGCTACACATACACAACTGGGAGACTGCTATTGTTGGGCCACTTTTCTGGGATATACATGTTAACCAG GGACTTGGAGGTACTAGAATATTATTGACATGCCATGACTTTAATTCACAG TGTCTTGAGCAACCGGATAAGCTttcactatgtggacttgatcCTCCTAGACTTCACCGTCCAGATCGTTTGCAAGATAACACTAAGACACATCTTGTCAATATTTTGAAG GGCGGAATTGTTTACTCTAACAAGGTTGTGATAGTGTCATCCATGAACTCAAAAGGCAGAATCATTAGTAGTTTCAGTCAGGAATTAAAACCTACCTTAAGCATCCACCA GGACAAGTTGGTCATTGCTCCCTATGGATTTGACAACACCACCTGGGATCCTTCTAAGGACAACTTTCTTCCAGAAAATTATAGTGCAGAggatataaaagggaaaactgTTTGCAAAGTTGCATTACAACAACACCTGGCATTATCTGGCAGTGCTTCTTCTATTCTT GTCGGATGCTTCTTCGCAGAACTATCAGATATTGATATGGAGAACCTGAAGGCAGTTGTTCAGAATGCAACCAGGAGAGGTGTCCAG GTTATCTTAGTGGAAATTAGCAAAAGTTCAATCACAAATACGAAACTGGAATCTTTTCAAGAACTCCTCAAG GATCAAAATGTGAGATTTATAAACAGACTTGGTGAAGCTATATCACATTTAGTCTTTGCAGGATCTGACATTATCTTGTGCCAATCTTTTCATGAACCTGATCTCCAAGTGCCA CTCAAGGCTTTAAAATATGGAGCCGCGCCAGTTGCAATAACCTCCATTGATAATATTTCCAG GAACTTTGTAGATCATGACTATGAGAGGACTAAATTCTCCCAGTTCATCAGCTCTAACTTTGGAAAAATGTCCTTAAGCCAAGCCCTGGATGAAATT GAGAACAATCCATCCAGATGGAATCGAAAAATATTGGCCGCAATGGCAATGGACTTCTCCTGGGATGCAGAGTGCTGTGACGTGCATGTTTCTGCCTACACTGCCATCAAAAAATTGTGA